A part of Marinobacter psychrophilus genomic DNA contains:
- a CDS encoding MlaA family lipoprotein, translated as MIQFSLRPYSRFVLPCGASITLALMLLFASGQAQAQAQESIQTTGQRVSEGVTESASLTTNSSKHKRDPYENWNRKVFAFNESLDRWLLKPIAQTYRAIMPEFADRGVTNVFSNLGELGNFTNSVLQLKLESAVVAAGRFTFNTVFGLAGVFDVATAWDLPERPEDFGQTLGHWGTGAGSYLMLPVLGPSNPRDFAGFGVDSFLLPSSWDDIENPYNGYARGLQLVDVRADLIPVEKLISGDRYVFFRNAYMQRREFLINDGKVQRDPFAADDSDDLMLDDF; from the coding sequence ATGATTCAATTTAGTCTACGGCCCTACTCACGGTTTGTGCTTCCCTGTGGTGCCTCGATAACGCTGGCTTTGATGCTGTTATTCGCATCCGGCCAAGCCCAGGCCCAGGCCCAGGAATCGATACAAACCACAGGCCAAAGGGTAAGTGAAGGGGTGACTGAATCTGCGTCTTTGACGACGAACTCTAGCAAGCACAAGCGTGATCCCTATGAAAACTGGAACCGCAAGGTGTTTGCGTTTAACGAAAGTCTGGATCGCTGGTTGCTGAAGCCGATCGCCCAAACTTACCGTGCGATTATGCCGGAGTTCGCGGACCGTGGCGTTACCAATGTGTTCAGTAATTTGGGTGAACTTGGCAATTTTACCAACAGCGTGCTGCAGCTCAAGCTGGAGTCGGCCGTCGTGGCTGCAGGTCGTTTTACCTTTAACACGGTATTCGGGCTAGCGGGCGTGTTTGATGTGGCCACCGCCTGGGACTTGCCCGAGCGTCCGGAAGATTTCGGCCAAACCCTGGGCCACTGGGGTACGGGCGCAGGCTCCTACTTAATGCTGCCCGTGCTGGGGCCATCCAACCCGCGAGATTTTGCAGGCTTTGGTGTTGACAGCTTTTTGTTGCCATCCAGCTGGGACGACATTGAAAATCCATACAACGGGTACGCTCGTGGCTTGCAGCTGGTAGATGTGCGGGCTGACTTGATTCCGGTTGAAAAGCTGATTTCCGGTGACCGTTACGTGTTTTTTCGCAATGCATATATGCAGCGCCGTGAATTCCTGATTAACGACGGCAAGGTACAGCGGGATCCGTTTGCCGCCGACGACAGTGACGACCTGATGCTTGATGACTTCTAA
- a CDS encoding acyl-CoA thioesterase — MSVPGNLVSTITAPLRWGDMDAYGHANNTVYFRFFEEARIVWLADIKIGMNGPTGPIIIKTSATFLKELKHPANLVITTYADKAGNTSLDTYHEIKGAESGQLYAEGYAKLVWFDHNTRSSCPLPDALRALATNA, encoded by the coding sequence ATGTCGGTACCGGGAAATCTTGTCAGCACAATCACCGCTCCCCTGCGCTGGGGTGATATGGACGCCTACGGGCACGCCAACAACACAGTGTACTTCCGCTTCTTTGAGGAAGCTCGGATTGTCTGGCTGGCCGACATCAAAATCGGCATGAATGGTCCTACTGGGCCCATCATTATTAAGACGAGCGCGACCTTTCTAAAGGAATTGAAGCACCCCGCCAACTTGGTGATTACCACCTACGCCGACAAAGCCGGCAACACCAGCCTTGACACCTACCACGAGATAAAAGGCGCCGAAAGCGGGCAACTGTACGCAGAGGGGTACGCAAAGCTGGTATGGTTTGATCACAACACCCGCAGTTCCTGCCCTTTGCCGGACGCCCTACGCGCACTTGCCACAAACGCCTGA
- a CDS encoding beta-ketoacyl-ACP synthase III, giving the protein MIKAIISGTGLYTPPAIISNDELVATFNQYVDLHNAEHADAIARGEQTALEHSSSAFIEKASGIKRRHVIDKEGILDPKRMKPNIPDRANDQPSVQCDMAVAACREALQQAGKTADDVDAVIVACSNLQRAYPAVSIEVQNALGVQGFAYDMNVACSSATFGLQAAVNSVENGTARAVLVVSPEICSGHLNFGDRNSHFIFGDACTAILVEREDAVAPAAGFEILGTNLKTLYSNAIRNNFGFLNRADDSGIGQLDKLFVQQGRKVFKEVSPLVADTIQNHLQSLGLTPGQLRRMWLHQANLSMNHLIARRVLGRDATEDEAPVILDEYANTSSAGSIIAFHLNKDDLVPGDVGVICSFGAGYSIGSVVVRRR; this is encoded by the coding sequence GTGATTAAAGCCATCATCAGTGGAACCGGTCTGTACACACCACCGGCAATCATCAGCAATGACGAGCTGGTTGCAACATTCAATCAGTACGTAGACCTGCACAACGCCGAGCATGCCGATGCGATCGCACGCGGTGAACAAACGGCCCTGGAACATTCGTCTTCGGCCTTTATTGAAAAAGCGTCCGGTATAAAGCGCCGCCACGTCATTGATAAAGAGGGCATTTTGGACCCCAAGCGGATGAAGCCGAATATTCCGGACCGCGCCAACGATCAGCCTTCGGTGCAGTGCGATATGGCGGTAGCGGCCTGTCGCGAGGCCCTGCAGCAAGCGGGTAAAACAGCGGATGACGTAGACGCGGTGATTGTGGCTTGTTCCAACTTGCAGCGGGCCTACCCGGCGGTGTCGATCGAAGTTCAGAACGCGTTGGGCGTTCAGGGTTTTGCTTACGATATGAATGTGGCGTGCAGCTCTGCCACGTTTGGCTTGCAGGCCGCGGTGAATTCGGTGGAAAACGGCACTGCCCGCGCGGTGCTGGTGGTTAGCCCTGAAATCTGTTCCGGCCACCTGAATTTTGGCGACCGCAACAGCCACTTTATATTTGGCGATGCCTGCACCGCTATTTTGGTGGAGCGGGAAGACGCGGTAGCGCCGGCCGCCGGCTTTGAGATTTTGGGTACTAATCTGAAAACACTGTACTCCAACGCCATCCGCAACAATTTCGGTTTTTTGAACCGTGCCGACGACAGCGGTATTGGTCAGCTAGACAAGTTGTTTGTGCAGCAGGGTCGCAAGGTGTTCAAGGAAGTGTCACCGCTGGTCGCCGATACCATTCAGAATCATCTGCAGAGCCTTGGGCTGACGCCCGGTCAACTGCGACGGATGTGGCTGCACCAGGCTAACCTGAGCATGAACCATCTGATTGCGCGCCGGGTTTTGGGCCGCGATGCTACCGAAGATGAGGCACCGGTGATTTTGGATGAATACGCCAACACCAGCTCCGCCGGTTCCATCATTGCCTTCCACCTGAACAAAGACGACCTGGTGCCCGGAGATGTTGGTGTAATATGCTCGTTTGGCGCCGGCTATTCTATTGGCAGCGTGGTTGTGCGCCGCCGTTGA
- the hrpA gene encoding ATP-dependent RNA helicase HrpA has protein sequence MKQVITKPNIDTLSDAAGAATPPEPSAATLADSRAAVRAAVHGITEQLGVCAQLEAARITRALARAKGRPGTKELEKIGRWLQAGQEKVQSRQRLHKPASFPKGLPVSERVDDIAAAIADNQVVIIAGETGSGKTTQIPKICMNAGLGIRGLIGHTQPRRIAARSVAARIAEELGEQTGRQVGYQIRFTDTTSEDSRLKVMTDGILLAEVQHDPFLDRYDTLIIDEAHERSLNIDFLLGYLKQLLPKRPDLKIIITSATIELGRFSEFFNNAPVIEVSGRTFPVEVRYRPLVGDDDDRDQGWFDGILQALEEIEQHERSASEPPGDVLVFMPGEREIRSLSNVLRHAELRHTEVLPLYSRLSNQEQNRVFQNHRGRRLVLSTNVAETSLTVPGIRYVIDTGVARISRYSVRSKIQRLPIEPISQASANQRAGRCGRVAPGICFRLYDENDFINRPEYTDPEILRTNLASVILQMATSGLGDIRHFPFLESPDNRQINDGYKLLEELGAVTDKRRVTAAGRTMSRLPLDPRLARMLVTSAEQGSLSELLIIIAGLSVQDPRDRPQDKQQQADQAHTPFNDKESDFVTLLNIWNFYEEQRQELSLNQLKKVCQKSFLSWMRMREWRDVHRQLTLICREQKLKLNPQAASYQSVHTAVLAGLLGQVATKFENREYMATRNRKLLIFPGSKVAKTAPKWIVATEIVETSRVFGRMVASIQPQWIEPLAAHVVKHHYFEPHWEQKRAQVMGFEKITLYGLDIVPRRAIVYSDIDPAACRDLFIRHALVDGEYRSGAPFIELNRLMLESVEDLEKKTRRRDLLVDDETLVAFYDQRLPADIVSGRHFEHWWKNLEAAELKALELTEQDVLQRPLDAQADALYPDFLEWEGVRYPLDYEFEPTSERDGVTLRVPLMALKQIPARRLEWLVPGLLREKCIALVKGLPKSLRRNFVPVPDFIDAALANLQPSNEPLALQLGAQLRRMTGVQIDPQSWQQNDLPRHLRMNLRVTGDKGTVIAESRETVDLQNQLEAKAEQALASITATDSKDETPTATHASWQFGTLAQHVQTEKGGMQVTVYLALEDLGKDVRQTRCLDSLTAETITRKAIARLILNRFGNTLDDLERKLPKFKQAALMFAPVGQARILLDDLLLSTAMQHFLGGSLPRSPEAFDACFNQHRGDFIPALETAVEHLHQAMHGYQQVAKRLKGKINLALANSMADIKFQMQNLVYPGFLVKTPAQSLAQFGRYFEAALARFEKMPREMGREREFLHTIELLWARYASKLVEQQRQGVKDPELELYRWMLEEYRVSFFAQQLGTQMTVSIKRLDKQWQATRV, from the coding sequence ATGAAGCAAGTAATCACTAAACCTAACATAGACACGCTTTCTGACGCGGCGGGAGCGGCAACGCCCCCTGAACCCAGCGCGGCAACACTCGCTGACTCGCGCGCGGCTGTTCGTGCCGCTGTTCATGGCATTACAGAACAGCTTGGTGTTTGTGCTCAGCTTGAAGCCGCCCGCATAACCCGAGCTCTCGCCCGAGCCAAAGGCCGTCCTGGCACCAAAGAGTTGGAAAAAATTGGCCGCTGGCTGCAAGCCGGGCAAGAAAAAGTGCAGTCTCGCCAGCGCTTGCACAAACCGGCCAGTTTCCCTAAGGGCCTGCCGGTTTCGGAGCGGGTAGACGACATAGCCGCCGCTATTGCAGACAACCAGGTGGTGATCATTGCCGGTGAAACCGGCTCTGGTAAAACTACCCAGATCCCAAAAATTTGTATGAATGCGGGCCTCGGTATTCGAGGTTTGATTGGCCACACCCAGCCTCGTCGTATCGCTGCGCGCAGCGTAGCGGCGCGCATTGCCGAAGAGCTGGGTGAACAGACTGGCCGGCAAGTGGGTTACCAGATTCGTTTTACCGATACCACCTCTGAAGATTCCCGTTTGAAAGTGATGACTGACGGCATACTGCTGGCGGAAGTCCAGCACGACCCGTTTTTAGACCGTTATGACACGCTGATTATCGACGAAGCCCACGAGCGGAGTCTGAACATCGACTTTCTGCTGGGGTATCTGAAACAGCTGCTGCCAAAGCGGCCTGACCTCAAAATCATTATCACCTCCGCCACCATCGAGCTGGGGCGTTTTAGTGAATTCTTTAATAACGCCCCGGTGATTGAAGTCAGCGGTCGTACCTTTCCGGTAGAAGTGCGCTATCGCCCATTAGTAGGCGATGACGATGACCGCGATCAGGGCTGGTTCGACGGCATCTTGCAGGCACTGGAAGAAATTGAGCAGCACGAACGCAGCGCCAGCGAGCCTCCGGGCGATGTATTGGTGTTCATGCCCGGCGAGCGGGAAATTCGTTCCTTGAGCAACGTGCTGCGCCACGCGGAGTTGCGGCACACCGAAGTGTTGCCGCTGTATTCGCGGCTCAGCAATCAGGAACAGAACCGGGTGTTCCAAAACCACCGCGGCCGGCGTCTGGTGTTGTCTACCAACGTGGCAGAAACGTCGCTGACGGTGCCGGGCATTCGCTACGTGATTGACACCGGTGTGGCGCGCATCAGCCGCTACAGCGTGCGCTCCAAAATTCAGCGCTTGCCTATAGAACCGATTTCCCAAGCCAGCGCCAACCAGCGCGCCGGTCGCTGTGGGCGGGTAGCGCCGGGCATCTGTTTTCGCCTGTATGACGAAAACGATTTTATCAATCGTCCGGAATACACCGACCCCGAAATTCTACGCACCAATCTTGCCTCGGTGATTTTGCAGATGGCCACCTCGGGCCTGGGTGATATTCGTCACTTTCCGTTTTTGGAATCGCCGGATAATCGCCAGATAAACGATGGCTACAAACTGCTTGAAGAGCTGGGAGCGGTCACCGACAAGCGCCGGGTAACTGCGGCTGGTCGCACCATGTCGCGCCTGCCTCTAGACCCGCGTCTGGCGCGCATGCTGGTGACCTCTGCGGAGCAGGGAAGCCTGAGTGAACTGCTGATCATTATTGCCGGGCTGAGCGTGCAAGACCCCCGCGACAGGCCGCAAGACAAACAGCAGCAGGCCGACCAGGCTCATACGCCGTTCAACGACAAAGAATCCGACTTTGTTACCCTGCTGAATATCTGGAATTTTTACGAAGAGCAGCGCCAGGAACTGTCGCTAAATCAGCTGAAAAAAGTCTGTCAAAAAAGCTTTTTGAGCTGGATGCGCATGCGCGAATGGCGTGATGTGCACCGCCAACTGACGCTGATTTGCCGCGAACAGAAGCTTAAGCTGAACCCTCAGGCTGCCAGCTATCAGTCGGTGCACACCGCGGTGTTGGCGGGTTTGTTGGGGCAAGTGGCAACAAAGTTTGAAAATCGCGAATACATGGCCACGCGCAATCGCAAGTTGCTGATATTCCCGGGCTCGAAAGTAGCGAAAACCGCACCCAAGTGGATTGTAGCCACTGAAATTGTGGAAACCAGCCGGGTGTTCGGGCGCATGGTGGCGTCTATTCAGCCCCAATGGATAGAGCCCTTGGCGGCCCACGTGGTCAAGCATCACTATTTTGAGCCGCACTGGGAGCAAAAGCGTGCCCAAGTGATGGGTTTTGAAAAAATCACCCTGTATGGCCTGGATATTGTTCCGCGCCGCGCCATTGTTTACAGCGACATTGACCCGGCCGCCTGCCGCGACTTGTTTATTCGCCATGCGTTAGTAGATGGCGAATACCGCTCAGGGGCGCCGTTTATCGAACTTAACCGGTTAATGCTGGAATCGGTCGAAGACCTGGAAAAGAAAACCCGTCGCCGGGATTTGCTGGTAGATGACGAAACCCTGGTGGCCTTTTACGATCAGCGTTTGCCGGCCGACATCGTCAGCGGTCGCCATTTCGAGCACTGGTGGAAAAATCTGGAAGCGGCCGAGCTGAAAGCTCTGGAGCTGACCGAACAAGACGTGCTTCAGCGCCCGCTGGATGCCCAGGCGGATGCCCTCTATCCGGATTTTTTGGAGTGGGAGGGGGTGAGGTACCCGCTGGATTACGAGTTTGAGCCCACCAGCGAGCGTGACGGCGTGACTCTTCGGGTGCCATTGATGGCATTGAAACAGATTCCGGCGCGTCGCCTGGAATGGCTGGTACCCGGTTTGTTGCGGGAAAAGTGTATTGCACTGGTGAAAGGGCTGCCGAAATCCCTGAGGCGTAATTTTGTGCCGGTGCCGGATTTTATCGACGCAGCTTTGGCCAACCTGCAGCCTTCTAATGAGCCGCTGGCGTTGCAACTGGGCGCGCAGCTGCGACGCATGACCGGGGTGCAGATAGACCCGCAGTCCTGGCAGCAAAACGATCTTCCGCGGCACCTGCGAATGAATCTGCGGGTGACCGGGGACAAAGGCACCGTTATCGCGGAAAGCCGTGAAACCGTTGATTTGCAGAACCAGCTTGAGGCCAAAGCCGAACAGGCTCTGGCGTCGATTACTGCCACCGACAGCAAAGACGAGACCCCCACGGCGACTCATGCCAGCTGGCAGTTCGGCACCTTGGCGCAGCATGTGCAAACCGAAAAAGGCGGTATGCAAGTGACGGTTTACCTGGCCCTGGAAGACCTGGGAAAAGACGTGCGGCAAACCCGCTGTCTGGACTCGTTAACGGCAGAAACCATTACCCGCAAGGCCATCGCGCGGCTGATTCTGAATCGTTTCGGCAACACTCTGGATGATTTGGAGCGCAAGCTGCCGAAATTCAAACAGGCGGCGCTGATGTTCGCGCCGGTAGGGCAGGCGCGGATTTTGCTGGACGATTTGTTGCTATCGACCGCCATGCAGCACTTCTTGGGTGGTTCATTGCCACGCAGCCCGGAGGCGTTCGATGCGTGTTTCAATCAGCACCGGGGTGATTTCATTCCAGCGCTCGAAACCGCGGTGGAGCACCTTCACCAGGCTATGCACGGCTACCAACAGGTGGCAAAACGGCTGAAGGGAAAGATTAATCTGGCCTTGGCGAATTCCATGGCTGACATTAAGTTTCAGATGCAAAATCTTGTTTATCCGGGGTTTTTGGTAAAAACACCGGCGCAATCTCTGGCCCAGTTCGGGCGTTATTTTGAAGCGGCTTTGGCACGGTTCGAGAAGATGCCCCGGGAGATGGGCCGCGAGCGGGAGTTTCTGCATACCATCGAACTGTTGTGGGCGCGTTATGCCAGCAAACTGGTTGAGCAGCAACGCCAGGGTGTTAAAGACCCGGAGCTTGAATTGTACCGCTGGATGCTGGAAGAATACCGGGTATCGTTTTTCGCTCAGCAGTTGGGTACGCAGATGACGGTGTCCATCAAGCGCCTTGATAAACAATGGCAGGCTACACGGGTGTAA
- a CDS encoding AMP-binding protein yields MSFEQFYQDKYPQGIALGVDSAKYSSMVDVFNQAVTKYADRPAVSAVGVTLSYKDLDVQSRNFAAWLQNKTNLKPGDRIAIQMPNVCQYLVVIFGAMRAGLIVVNTNPLYTPREMEHQFNDSGAKALVVLANMAANVEKVLPDTSIEHVIVTEVADMHSTFKRTLMNMVVKHVKKMVPAYNLPHAHQLPAVLAAGAREKFTPVECKQDDIAVLQYTGGTTGVAKGAMLTHGNLVANLLQIRPMLEDNIVEGKEVVIAPLPLYHIYSFTLNCGTMLEAGAHNVLIPNPRDIDAFVKELQDHEFTAFLGLNTLFVSLCNNEEFCKLDFSNLKLTASGGMALTSKAAKTWKQVTGCEICEGYGMTETSPVVSFNPRSAIQLGTIGLPLPGTLLKTVDDDNNETPFGERGELCVKGPQVMRGYWQRPDDTRKSMTDDGYLRTGDVAVIQEDGYIRIVDRKKDMIIVSGFNVFPNEVEDVISGHPNVLECAAVGIPDEKSGEAVKVYLIASKDGVTAGELKEFCRERLTAYKVPRHFEFRTELPKTNVGKVLRRELRDEASNH; encoded by the coding sequence ATGAGTTTCGAACAGTTCTATCAGGATAAGTACCCACAGGGTATAGCCCTGGGTGTCGATTCAGCAAAATACTCCAGCATGGTTGACGTGTTCAACCAGGCAGTGACTAAGTACGCGGATCGCCCAGCAGTATCTGCCGTTGGTGTTACCCTCAGTTATAAAGATCTGGATGTTCAAAGCCGTAATTTTGCAGCCTGGCTGCAGAACAAAACCAACCTGAAGCCGGGTGACCGCATTGCCATTCAAATGCCGAACGTGTGCCAGTATTTGGTGGTTATCTTTGGTGCCATGCGCGCTGGGCTGATAGTGGTGAACACCAACCCGCTGTATACCCCCCGTGAAATGGAACACCAGTTTAATGATTCGGGTGCAAAAGCGCTGGTGGTGCTGGCTAATATGGCTGCCAACGTAGAAAAAGTGCTGCCCGATACCAGCATTGAGCACGTGATTGTGACCGAAGTGGCGGATATGCATTCGACCTTCAAGCGCACGCTGATGAACATGGTGGTCAAGCACGTCAAGAAGATGGTGCCTGCGTACAATCTGCCTCATGCCCACCAATTACCCGCGGTGCTGGCAGCCGGTGCCCGCGAGAAGTTCACTCCGGTTGAATGCAAACAGGACGATATCGCCGTGCTGCAGTATACCGGTGGCACGACTGGCGTGGCCAAAGGCGCCATGCTGACCCACGGCAATCTGGTGGCAAACCTGCTGCAGATTCGGCCGATGCTGGAAGACAACATTGTTGAAGGCAAAGAAGTGGTGATTGCACCGCTGCCGCTGTATCACATTTACTCGTTCACTCTGAACTGCGGCACCATGTTGGAAGCCGGTGCCCACAACGTGCTGATTCCCAACCCGAGGGATATAGACGCCTTTGTGAAAGAGCTGCAAGATCATGAATTCACCGCGTTTCTGGGTTTAAACACGCTGTTTGTTTCGCTGTGTAATAACGAAGAATTCTGTAAGCTGGATTTTAGCAATCTGAAGCTGACAGCTTCCGGCGGCATGGCGCTTACGTCCAAGGCGGCTAAAACCTGGAAGCAGGTGACCGGCTGCGAAATTTGTGAAGGTTATGGCATGACTGAAACCTCTCCGGTGGTGAGCTTTAACCCGCGCAGCGCTATTCAACTGGGCACCATTGGTTTGCCGCTGCCGGGTACCTTGCTGAAAACCGTGGATGACGATAACAATGAAACGCCCTTTGGTGAGCGCGGCGAGCTTTGTGTTAAGGGTCCGCAGGTCATGCGCGGTTACTGGCAGCGCCCGGATGACACACGTAAATCCATGACCGACGATGGCTATTTGCGGACCGGTGACGTGGCTGTTATCCAAGAAGATGGCTACATTCGCATTGTGGACCGTAAAAAGGACATGATTATTGTTTCTGGCTTTAATGTCTTTCCCAATGAAGTCGAAGACGTGATCAGCGGCCACCCTAACGTGCTGGAATGTGCTGCGGTGGGCATCCCTGACGAAAAAAGCGGTGAAGCCGTAAAGGTGTATCTGATTGCCTCCAAAGACGGTGTGACTGCCGGTGAGCTGAAAGAGTTCTGTCGTGAACGCCTGACCGCTTACAAAGTGCCGCGGCATTTTGAATTCCGTACCGAGTTGCCAAAAACCAACGTTGGCAAAGTACTGCGCCGCGAACTAAGGGATGAAGCAAGTAATCACTAA
- a CDS encoding vWA domain-containing protein — MLINFFLEVRRAKVPASLREFLDLLEALQHRLAFADMEEFYYLARLCLVKDERHYDKFDRAFKVYFEGIEHLDELLQSLIPDDWLRAEFEKHLSDEEKAKIDSLGGLEELIETFKKRMEEQKERHAGGNKWIGTGGTSPFGANGYNPEGFRIGQKTGRHGRAVKVWEKREFKDLDDSVTLGIRNIKVALRRLRKFARQGAADTLDMDDTIRSTARNAGYLDLKMVPERHNAVKVLIFFDVGGSMDPHIRECEELFSAARLEFKHMEYFYFHNFIYEGVWTQNVRRTNEVTPTWDLLNKYSSDYKVIFVGDATMAPYEISHPGGSIEHWNQESGSTWFQRITDHFRKVVWLNPLPEAFWAQGGSMAMARQLVDNQMYPLTVEGLEGAMKQLSK, encoded by the coding sequence ATGCTGATTAATTTTTTTCTGGAAGTGCGACGGGCGAAGGTGCCGGCGAGCCTGCGAGAGTTTCTCGATTTGCTGGAAGCTCTGCAGCACCGCCTGGCCTTCGCTGACATGGAAGAATTCTATTATCTGGCGCGCCTGTGCCTGGTTAAAGACGAGCGCCACTACGATAAATTCGACCGTGCTTTTAAAGTGTATTTTGAGGGCATTGAGCACCTGGATGAGTTGTTGCAATCGTTGATTCCCGATGATTGGCTGCGGGCCGAGTTTGAAAAACATCTGAGCGATGAAGAAAAGGCCAAAATTGATTCCTTGGGTGGCCTGGAAGAATTGATTGAAACATTCAAAAAACGCATGGAAGAGCAAAAAGAGCGCCACGCCGGCGGTAACAAATGGATTGGCACCGGCGGCACCTCGCCCTTTGGTGCGAATGGTTACAATCCGGAAGGCTTTCGTATCGGCCAGAAAACAGGCCGCCACGGTCGCGCGGTAAAAGTGTGGGAAAAACGCGAGTTTAAAGACCTGGATGACAGCGTTACCCTGGGTATTCGCAACATCAAAGTGGCGTTGCGCCGGTTGCGCAAATTTGCCCGTCAGGGCGCGGCAGATACCCTGGACATGGACGACACCATTCGTTCCACCGCCCGTAACGCCGGATACCTTGATTTGAAGATGGTGCCTGAGCGCCACAACGCGGTAAAAGTGCTGATCTTTTTTGATGTGGGCGGCTCTATGGACCCGCACATTCGCGAATGTGAAGAGCTGTTTTCAGCGGCGCGGCTGGAATTCAAGCATATGGAGTATTTTTATTTTCACAACTTCATTTACGAGGGCGTGTGGACCCAGAACGTTCGGCGCACCAACGAGGTAACGCCGACCTGGGACCTGCTGAATAAATACAGCTCGGATTACAAGGTTATTTTTGTCGGGGACGCCACTATGGCGCCGTATGAAATAAGCCATCCGGGCGGCTCCATCGAGCACTGGAATCAAGAATCCGGCTCCACCTGGTTTCAACGTATTACCGATCATTTCCGCAAAGTGGTTTGGCTGAATCCCCTGCCAGAGGCCTTCTGGGCGCAGGGCGGCTCTATGGCCATGGCCCGTCAGCTTGTGGATAACCAGATGTATCCCTTGACGGTGGAAGGCTTGGAAGGCGCCATGAAACAGCTGAGTAAATAG
- a CDS encoding AAA family ATPase, whose translation MKFTGTDKYVATEDLQMAVNAAITLQRPLLIKGEPGTGKTLLAEEIAAALGKRLIPWHIKSTTKAQQGLYEYDAVSRLRDSQLGDEKVKDISNYIIPGKLWEAFESEEQVVLLIDEIDKADIEFPNDLLQELDRMEFYVYETQQFVRAKYRPIIVITSNNEKELPDAFLRRCFFHYISFPDQGTMQNIVDVHFPGLQQQVVRDALEVFFDVRKVPGLKKKPSTSELIDWLKLLMADELSAKMLHQKDSSSALPPLYGALVKNEQDVHLLQKLAFMARRRG comes from the coding sequence ATGAAATTTACCGGCACCGATAAATACGTCGCCACCGAAGACCTGCAAATGGCTGTGAATGCGGCTATTACACTGCAGCGCCCGTTGCTGATTAAAGGTGAGCCCGGCACCGGCAAAACCCTGTTGGCGGAAGAAATAGCGGCGGCTTTGGGCAAGCGTTTGATTCCCTGGCACATCAAGTCCACCACCAAAGCTCAGCAGGGCCTGTACGAATACGACGCGGTGTCGCGTCTGCGGGATTCCCAGCTGGGCGATGAGAAAGTAAAAGACATCAGCAATTACATTATTCCCGGCAAGTTGTGGGAAGCTTTCGAATCCGAAGAGCAGGTAGTGCTGTTGATTGATGAAATCGACAAGGCCGACATTGAGTTCCCCAACGATCTGTTGCAGGAACTCGACCGCATGGAGTTCTACGTTTACGAGACCCAGCAGTTCGTAAGGGCGAAGTATCGGCCGATCATTGTGATCACCAGCAACAACGAAAAAGAACTGCCCGACGCCTTCCTGCGTCGCTGCTTTTTCCACTACATCAGCTTTCCGGACCAAGGCACCATGCAAAACATTGTCGATGTTCACTTTCCGGGTCTTCAGCAGCAGGTAGTACGTGATGCTCTGGAAGTGTTTTTTGACGTGCGCAAGGTGCCCGGCCTGAAGAAAAAGCCGTCTACTTCTGAGCTGATTGACTGGCTGAAGCTGCTAATGGCCGATGAGCTGTCTGCCAAGATGCTGCACCAGAAAGACAGCAGCAGTGCTTTGCCACCGCTGTACGGTGCGCTGGTGAAAAACGAGCAGGATGTTCATCTGCTGCAGAAGCTGGCGTTTATGGCGCGCCGCCGCGGCTGA